CCAGATTTGAACTGGGGACCCCCTGCGCCCAAGGCAGGTGCGCTACCAGACTGCGCCACGCCCCGTCGGAAACAGCGCGCGCCAGTCTAAGGCGAGCCGCCCGACGGAGTCAATCTCCCCAAAAGCCCAAGGGATCGCCCCGGTCGACCCGGAGCGATCCCCGTTGAGGCTGGTGAAAGCTACGCTACTACCACTCGAAAGTCACGTGGCCGAGAGCGCGCCGGCCCAGGAGATCGCCACCGAAGGACTCCCAGTGGTCGTTGTCGGTCACGTTGGAGATATTGACGCCGACGCTCCAGTTGTCGTTGATGGCGTAGTTGCCGCCCACGTCCACCGTGTAGTAAGCCTCCACATCGCCCTGGAAGGGACCGACCGCCCACCGGAAATCGTCCACGAAACGCATCGAGAGATCCAGGTCCCAGGCGTCCCGCGCGTAGCCGAAGCTCACGCCGCCCTTGTGCTCCGGGGTGTTCGGCAGCAGCAGATTGGCGAACGCGGAGCTGCCGTCCTTGATGTCGAAGTCGAACCACGAGTAGGTGAAGTTGTAGTTCCAGCCGTTGCCGAAATAGCTGGTCAGCCCCAGGTCGATGCCCTGGGTGTCCACCTCGCCGAAGTTGGTGTAGGAGACGGCGGCGATGATGTTCGAGCCGTCGAGGTTGTTGGTCAGCGTCGGCACCAAGCCGCGGATCACCGTCGCCAGGGCCTCCGGCACGCCGGCCGGCGCCTGCCAAGGGCCGAAGTTCGAGTTGATCCGGCCCAGCGGGGTGCCGAGGGTTGGGATCAGGTCGGTGATGAAGTTTTCGTTCTGGCTGTTGTAGTAGTCCACCGTCAGGAATGACTTGCCGAGAATTCCGCTGTAGCCCACCTCGAAGGTCTGGGTTTCTTCCAGTTCGAGGTCCTCGTTGCCCACCGCCAGCACCGGCGTCACGCCAAGGCCACAGTCGAGGTTGCGGGACAGGCACACCAGGGCGTTGACGCCCCTCAGGTCGGCCGATGGCGCCACCGGCGCCTGCAGGTAGAACTCCGAGTAGTTCGCCACCTGGAACGCCTCGTTGTAGGTGAAGCGCAGGGTGTTGTTGGGGTTGATGCCATAGACCAGCGACGCCTTGGGCGAGAACTGGCCATCGTGCAGGGAACTGTCGTCGTAGCGTCCGGCGACCACCACTTTGACGGCCTCGGTGACATCGATGTCGAACTGTCCGAAGAGGGCGGACTTGTCGGAATCGATCGGCGCAAAGACCAAGGTCTGTCGCCCGAGGCGCGGATCGAAGGTGTCAATCTCCTCTTCACCGTAGGCGGCGCCGGCGACGATGCGAGCGCGGTCGTTCATCAGATCCCAATTGGTCTGGAACTCGACCTGGTAGTTGTTGGTGTCGAGCACCAGGTTGGCGCCGGAGGACAGGGCCGCCTGCTCCGGCGCGTCGCGCTTGTTGTAGTAGCCGAGAAGGTTCCAGCGCAGGGAGGAGTAGTTGATCCGCCCGTAGGTGCGCTCGATCTCTTGCTGCTGCACGCGGCCGATGCCCGTTTGGGCCACCACACCCTCGGACTGGGCGAGGCCGACGTCGATGGACAGTAGGTCGTCGTTGCCGAAGTACTTGTCGAGTCGGGCGCTGCCGAATTTCACCTCGACGGCGTCCTCGGGATTCAAGGGAATCGCCTCCTGCGGCAAGCAGTCGGTGGTCACCCCGCCGCCGCACGGAACGACGTACTCGGCCTGGCCGTTGCGGGAAACGGAGAAGTCGCCGCTGTCGCGCAGACCACCCTGCAGCTTGAGGTAGAAGTCGCTACCCAAGGCGCCCGCCCAGCGGGCGTCGGCGTTGGTGGTGGAAATCTCACCGGCGGCCAAGCGCACCTTGACGCCCTGGCTATCGCGCGGACGCTTGGTCACCAAATTGAGCACGCCGCTCGACGCGTTGGCGCCGTACAAGGCGGCGCTCGGGCCGCGGACGAACTCCAGGTTCGCCAGATCGTCGAGCGGGAACGAAACCGCCGGCCATTCCTGGGAACCGAGGAAAGGCACCGCCGGGTTGCGCCCGTCCACCAGTACCGCCACGCGCCGGTTCAGCGAGCTGTTGAAGCCGCGGGTATTGAAGTTGTAGTCGTAGAGGCCGCTTTGGGTGACTTCGGCGCCGGGGGTGAACTCGAGCAGCTTCGGAAGCTGACCGTGGGCCGCCTCGCGCTCCACCTCTTCGGCGGTGATCAGGGTCACCGCCGCCGGCGCTTCGACAATGCGCTCGGCGCGGCGCGAGGCCGAAAACACGGTGATCGTCTCGACGAAGGTCACCTCCCAGTCGACCTGCTGATCAACGCTGGCGGTCTCACCGGCGGTGACCTCGACACCGTCCACCCGGTCGACGTTCTGGCCGAGACTGATGTTCAGGGAGTAGGTACCCGCCGGTACCTCATCGAAGGCGAAGGCGCCATCGGAACCGGTGACGGTCGCCATGCTCGTTCCCTCGACGACGACAGTGACTCCACCGATAGCGCTGCCGTCCTCACGCGTGACCGTACCCTCGATTCCCCCGTCATCCTGAGCCACGACCGCGCCGGTCAGAACGACCCAAGATGCGAGAAACAGACAGATGATGCGTTGGCTCCTCATGATGCCTCCCTCGTTCGTTGTCCCCGTGAACTCCCTGAAGTCCCGCCGCGCGAACGCGATAACATCACGGGCTTCCGGAGCCACCGTCAAAGAAAATAAGCTCCCTGCCTAAATAGCAGTAGGCCAGCCGGCGAGTCAAGGGACACATCGGCACAACTTCAGAGATCCGAACGTCGACTTCTCAGCGGGAACCGAGCTATGGAGATGAGCCGCTATGTGGTGATGGGAGCCGGCGAGGTCGGATTTCACCTCGCGCGCACGCTGTCCCACGAGGGGCACAGCGTCACCGTCATCGAAACTGCACCGGCACGCGCCCAGCGTATCGAAGAAGAGCTCGACGCCCGCGTCATCGAGGGCGACGGCAGCCGGCTCGGAGTGCTCGAGGAGGCGCAGGTCGCCGGCTGCGACCTGTTTCTGGCGGTGACTTCGGACGACCAGGCGAACCTCGCCGCCTCGCTCCTCGCCAAGCGCGCCGGCGCTCGGCGAAGCGTGGTGCGGATGGGCGCCGGCAGTGAACTCCTGCGCCACCGCAAGGCCTACCAGCAGACCTTCGACGCCGACCTGCTGCTCTCCACCCAGGTCCTCACCACCAGCCGCATCATCAACTGTTTTCGCGGCTTCGACACCACCGCCGTCGAGTATTTCGCCGAGGGCAAGGTGCAGTTGCGAAAGGTGGCTCTGTCGGAGGAATCGCCGCTGGTTCGCCAGCCGCTCTCCGAGGTCGAACTGTCGCCGGACAGCCTGGTGGTGGCCTTGTTCCGCGGCGACCGGCTGGTCATTCCCTCCGGCGGCGACCGCGCCGAGGTCGGAGACGACGCTCTGATCCTCGCCGGCACGGAGTCCATCCGCGACGTCGAGCGGATGGTCACGGCTCAGAATCAGCGCCTCGGCGACGTGGTGATCGCCGGCGGCAGCCGCACCGGGCAAATGGTCGCCCAGGCCCTCGCCGGCCTCGACGCCCGAGTCACCCTCATCGAGCGCGATCGCAGCCGGGCCGGCGAGCTGGCGGCCAGCCTGCCGTGGCTCCACGTGCTCCACGGCGACGCCACGGACCTCGCCCTGCTGCGGGCCGAGCGGGTGGAGGAAGCGCGCTATTTCCTCGCCGTTACCGGCTTCGACGAGAGTAACCTGATGGCCAGCCTGCTGGCCCAGGAGATTGGAGTCTCGAACGTGGTGGCGCTGGTCGATCGGGCGGAGACTTCGCACCTGTGGCGGCGCCTCGGGTTGATGCAGGTGTTCTCGCCGCGCTCCCTGGCCCTGGACCGTATCCAGGAGTACATCGACAACGGCTACCGCGCCAACATCGTGTCGCTGCAGAGCGGCGCCGCCCAGGTGATCGAACGTACCCTGCACGCGGCGAGCCCGGCGGCCGGTGTGACCCTGGCGGAGATGAAACCACCGCGCGGCATCATCGTCGGCACGGTGGTGCGCGGCGACAAGGTGTTCGTGCCGCGGGGCAAGGATCGCCTCGAAGCCGGCGACATGGTCATCCTCTTCGTCCAGGACGAAGAGATGTCCACCGTCCGGCTGCTGTTCCCGGCGATCGAACGACCGTCATGATCGGCTCGCCGTGAGTGGCCCGCGATGAACCTGCGGCCGGTTCTGCGCTTCCTCGGGCGCCTGGTGCTGGTGCTCGCCCTCGCCCTGCTCTTCCCGGCGGTGGTGAGCGTGATCTACGGCGAGGGCCGAGCCGCCGGCGCCTTCCTGATATCGATGGCCATCACCGCCCTGTGCGGCCTGGCCATGGTCGGTGCCAGCCGCAATGCCACCACTCAGATCTTCCGCCGGGAAGGCATCTTGATCGTGGTCGGCGGCTGGATCTTGGCCTCCGCCTTCGGCGCCCTGCCGTACCTCCTGACGGGCACCCTCGCCCACCCGGTAGACGCCCTCTTCGAGGCCACCTCGGGCTTCACCACCACCGGGGCCACGGTGCTGCCGGCGATCGAAGAGGCGGGCTACGGCATCCTCTTCTGGCGCAGCTTCACCCAGTGGCTGGGCGGAATGGGAATCATCGTGCTCTTTGTCGCTCTGCTGCCGGAACTCGGCCCCGGCGCCCGTTTTCTCTACAAGCTCGAAATCCCCGGCCCCACCGCCGAAGCGCTCCAGCCCCGCATTCGCGACACGGCGTCCGTCCTGTGGCGCATCTACCTTGGGATGACCCTGGTTCAAACGACGCTGCTGAAGCTCTGCGGCATGAGTCTCTTCGATGCCCTCACTCACACTTTCTGTACCCTTGCGACCGCCGGCTTCTCACCGCGCGCCGACTCCATCGCAGCCTACCCCTCGCCCTGGATCCATCTGATCATTTTGGTATTCATGATCCTGGCCGGCGGCAACTTCTCCCTCTACTACGGCCTTCGCCGAAAGCGAGGCTGGAATTTGCTGCGGGACTTCGAGTTTCGTCTTTACCTGACGGTCATCGGCGTCGCTGCGCTGATCGTGACCATCAATCTGTGGCGTTCCGGCACCTTCGAGCTCAACGCCCGACTGCCCCTCGATGCGGCCTTCCAGGTCGTTTCGATCATGACCACCACCGGTTTCACCTCGCAAGATTTCGACGCCTGGCCCAATCTGTCACGCATGCTCCTGGTGATCCTGATGTTCGTCGGAGGCTGTGCGGGCTCGACCTCCGGCTCGATGAAGGTGATGCGGATGGTGGTGGGCCTCAAGACGGCCTTTCGGGAGGTCCGCCTGTCGTTCAGCCCGAACACCGTGGCGACGGTCTTCGTCGGCGGCAAGGCAGTGCCGGAATCGGTGGTGCGGAGTGTCACCGGCTTCTTCATTCTCTTTCTTTCGAGCTGGGGCGTAGGAACTCTGCTCCTAACCCTCGGCGGCCACTCCCTGGTCACCGCCGGTACCGCCGCCATCGCTACCCTCGGCAACATCGGCCCAGGCCTCGACGCCGTGGGCCCAACTCAGTCCTACGCCTTCTTCAAACCCTGGGAAAAACTCTTGATGGTCCTTTTGATGTGGGTCGGTCGCCTGGAGGTTTACTCCATTGCAGCCCTTTTCATGTTCCGCTTCTGGAGGAGATAGGCCATGAAACTCGACCTCACCGTCTTACCCGGTCGCTGGGCCGTCTGCCGGCTCGCTCCGGATGCGGCGATTCCCGAGTGGGCCGAAGGCGGCACCTTCGCATCCATCACCCGCACCGCCGCCGAGCTGTCCATCCTCTGCCCGGAAAACGCCGTTCCAGCGGACGTCCGGCACCAGGGCGGCTGGCGGCTGATCCGCTTCGCTGGCACCTTCGCGTTCGACCAAACCGGCGTTCTCGCTTCTGTCACCGGCCCCTTGGCAGCGGCAGAAGTGGGCATTTTGGCCGTCGCCACCTTCGACACGGACTACCTGTTCGTTTCGCAAGAGAATCTGCCCCGCGCCCTCGACACCCTGCGGGAAGCAGGACATCGGGTGGAGGGAGAAGGCATATGATGGAACGCGAAATCCAGATCAGGCGCTAGAAGCGCTCCAACCCGCCGAGGGCCTTCGTATGCGCCGGGAAGAAGGTGCTGATGTACATCGTCCTCGCATTCGGGCTGTCGATTCTCGCCGCGCCGGTGGCCAGCACGCCAGTGGCCGTCGAAATCTCCTCGGACAGCCTCGAAACGGTACTCCTCGACGAACGAGAGTCCGCCGCGGAAACTCCTCCTCCGGGCGGCACCGAAGTGCCCTACCCGACCACGCCGGACTGGGAAAACGACCTCCGCATCCAGGTCGGCGGCCTGCAGGTGGCAGACATGAACGGCGACGGCCGGCAGGATGTGGTGGTCGGCTGCTACATCTCGAACAGTTTTCCGCCCTACGACGACTGGCGAAACTTCATCTACTTCAACACCGGCAGCGGCCTCGAAGGCTCCCCCTCCTGGGCGTCCGACGACCAGCGCTCCACCGGCGATATTCAGGTCGCCCTGCTGAACGACGACGCCTTCCCGGACGTCTTCGCCGCCAATGGCGGCGGGAGCTACGATCCTTCGGTGATCTACTTCGGCGGCCCGAACGGCCCGGCGACCACCCCCGGCTGGCTCTCCACGGACTCCTCCTGGACCAATTACGCGCTGCCCTTCGACTTCGACCACGACGGCGACGTGGACGTGGTGACCGCCAACCAGGGCCGCTCCCAGGACGACCCCTTCCGGCCGATCTACATCTTCGAGTCGAACGCCGGGGTGCTGCCCACCACTCCCGCAGCGCTTTCCCCGGAGATGTCGATCCAGAACTTCCTCGCCTTCGGTCACCTCGACGACGACGAGTGGGAAGATCTCGCCGTCTCCAAGTGGGCGAACTTCGAAAGCGGCGTTTATCGCAACGATCAAGGGACCCTCGAAAGCACCACCACCTGGACCACCGGTGACGACGACACGGACAAGGGCGTCGCCTGGGCCGATGTGGACGACAACGGCGACCAAGATCTCGCTCTCGGCCATGACCCGACCCTCGTCTACTTCAACACCGACGGCACCCTCGGCAGCCCGCAGACGGCCACCGGCACCTTCTTCGGCCACGCGGAGCTACGCTTCGAGGACATCGACCTGGACGGCGACCCGGACCTCGCCGAAGTCCACTTCGCCAACGGCAAGGCGCAAATCTACCTGAACCGCGGCGGCGTGCTGGACACCGCCCCCACCTGGACCTTCGACTCCTCCGCCGTCGGCACCGCCCTGGCCTTCGGCGACATCGACGGCGACGGCGCACCGGACCTAGTGGTCGGCAACTCCGGGGACCCTTCGGTGATGGTGTTCATGAACCGCCAGAAATGGCTGCTGGTGGACGGCTTCGAATCCGGTAATACCGACGCCTGGACGACGACGGTTCCATAGGCTCGGGAGCGGAAACCCGGAGGCCCTATTGGCGGCGAGTGCCGAAGGTCGGCGGCACGGCTAGGAAGGCTCTTGAAGGGACGCTTCCCGATCCTCGGGGGCGCGGCTCAGGCAGCGATGGAGTTGGTCCACAATTGCCCGGGTGAGGGAGTTGTCCCGCACCGCTTGCCGGAACAGCACCAGGGCCACCATCGCCTCACGGTGAAGTTCTTGTCCCTGAAACACGGTCACCAGATCGTCCGACAAGCTCTGCAACTCCGCGGCGCGCCCCATGTCCGAGTACACCAAAGCAAGGTCCAAGGCCACCTGCGAGGCATCGAACGGACGGCCCCCTTCGAGGAACCCGTCTCGCGCACTCTCTAGGGTCCTTTCCGCCGTCTGCGTCTCGCCCAAACCGCGAAGCACCTTGCCTTCGAGCCAAAGCGCCCGCAACTGCGTCCAGCGATCCGGGAAGCGGGCGTAGAGAGAATGGTTCTCCTCCAGCGCGACGCGTGCGTCCTCATAGCGATCGAGGTGGTAGAAGCAAAGCGCCCGATTGTGGCAAGCCATCAGGAACAGGCGATCCTCTTGCTCCGGATCGATGCACTGCAAGGCATCGTCAATCGACGCCAGCGCTTTTTGCAGCTCTCCTATTTCCCGATAGACCTCCCCCAAGCTGAGGAGGACGCTAGCCACCGAGGCCCCGCGATCGCCCGCCAAGCGATAGTGCAGAACGGAGCGTTCCAGCAGGGTTTCCGCCTCGTCAAACCGCCTCTGGTCACGGCGCAAGGTTCCCTCTCGCCAGTCCAGTTCCGCGTAGACGAGCTTCTCCGTCACCCCTTCCATGCGCACCACGGACCGCGCCTGCCGAAATAGGGCATCGGCAGTCCGAATCTCTCCCAGTGCTCGACGAGCATTCGCCATGTTGGCGAGCGCCAAGGTCTGCATCTCATGGGCGATGATGCGATCGCGGCCCCACTGCGCCACCACATGGGCCAGTTCAGCAAAATGGAACGCCTGGGCCGGCTCGTTTGGCAGGTAGCTCCGCGACCGATCCAGCAGGCGCTCGGCCAGGAACGGACTGCGAAATCGCTTATAGGCTCCCCGAATACGGTCCAGGCGCGATTCCGGGACAAGGCGCATCAGGGTGTTGAAATCCTTCTTGGCTTCCCGTCTCTCAACCCGTAGGTCGACCTCCTGCCGGCCGACCTGACTTGCCGAGCGCTCCACCGCAGTGCGCATCGCCTGGGCCTTCTCGAAGGAGTCTGTTCGGCAAGCCGAACCCGTGCTCGATGACTCGGATCGCCACGCCTCGATCTCCTCATGGCAGGTCGGACAGAGCGCCATCAGATGCTCAAGCAGGGTCGTCGTCAGCACCGAGGGGTGAAGCTCCCCCCGGGTCACTGCCTGCAGCAGTTCACGGGTCAGGTGAATATCGATCAAGGATGCACCCCTCGGAGTAGCCAAAGTCGAATCAAAATAGATGTTTCATAAAAAATAACCGATCTTCGACACAGATGAAAGGGGTGTCGGCGACCCGACACCCCTCAGCAAGGCCAAATGGCTAGCCGTTGGGATCCATTCCTGGGCCGTGCTCATTTTGGTCACAGCCTTCCTGCGACTCGGCTCCGGAGCCATCCGGAGCCTTGTCGGGCGGACCGCTTTTCGATCCGGCGACGGCGTGGAACCAGTTCACCGCCTGCGACCACAAATCGCCTGCAAAGGAAACTGTCGAGCGTTCCGAGGCATCCATCGGCGCCGCGACGGTTACCGGTGCGCAGAGAATCGTAACCACCAGCAGGACCAGCAAACAACCAAAAGACTTAGACATAAGTCCTCCTCTCATCCAGGATCGACCGAAGCCGGCACCATGCCCACATCAGCGATCCCGTCGATTTGATTATCATTTGAGGCAACAAATCTAACGATTTGGCGTGCACACGATCGCCAAAAACCGCCTAAAAACATACGTCTCGGAATATAAGTGCCTACCATCCTACTCGGGCGGCGGGGGATCGGCGACTCTTGGTCCCCCAAAATTTCGGGACCGGCTGGTAAGGTTCGGCCTCACCAGAGAGGAACCCAAAACCATGACATCGAACACCCTCGAGGGCCCTGTCCGGGTCCGCTTTGCCCCATCTCCCACGGGCTATCTCCACGTCGGCGGCGCCCGCACGGCGATCTACAACGACCTGCTGCGCGCCCACCTCGGGGGAGAATTCCTGCTGCGCATCGAGGACACCGACCGCGCCCGCTCCGACGAAGCGATGACCCGCCAGATCCAGAATGCCCTCGAGTGGCTGGGATGCGGCTGGGACGAGGGTCCCTTCCTGCAGAGCGCCGGCGTGGACCGGCACCGCGAGCGGGTGGACGATCTGCTGGCGGCGGACCGCGCCTACCGCTGCTTCTGTACCCCGGAAGAACTGGCCGAGCAGCGCCGAGCGGCGGAGAAACTGGGCGAGCGCTTTCGCTACCCGGGAACCTGCGCCCACCTGGCGGTGGACGACATCGAGCGGCGCATGGCGGCGAACACGCCCTTCGTGGTGCGCTTCCGCATGGGCGAGGACCACATCCGCTTCGAGGATCTCGTGCGGGGTGAAGTCGACTTTCCACCGGACGCCCTGGACGACTTCATCCTGCTGCGATCGGACGGCTCGCCGACCTACCACATGTCCGTCGTCAGCGACGACATCGACATGGCCGTAAGCCACGTCCTGCGCGGCGACGACCACCTGTCGAACACCCCCAAGCACATCGCCCTCTTTCGCGCCCTGGACGCGCCGGTGCCCACCTTCGGGCATCTGCCGCTGATCCTCGGGCCGGACAAGAAGCGCCTCTCGAAACGCACCGGCGCCACCTCCGTCGAGGAGTTCCGGGCCCAGGGAGTACTGCCCCAGGCGCTTTACAACTTCCTAGCGTTACTGGGATGGTCGCCGGGCGACGACCGGGAGATCCTCTCGCGCGAAGAAATGGTCGACCTCTTCACCATCGACCGCCTCAACACCTCGGCGGCGGTGTTCGATGCGGACAAACTGGCCTGGATGAACGCCCAGTACCTGTTCAACTCCCCGCTCGAAGAGATCTGGCCGCACCTGGAGCCCTTCCTGGACGAAGCGGGCCTGGCGAACGCCGACCCGGAGCGCCTACGGGAAGCCGTCACCCTCCACCGTCTGCGCGCCCACAACCTACGCGAACTGGCCGAGGGCATCGGCCACTACTTCGTCGACGATCTCACCTACGACCCCGCCCTTTGTGCCAGATTCGCCAACAAAGAGGGCCTTGGGGAGCACATCGCCCAGCTACGCGACCACTACAGTGCCCTGGAGACCTTCGACATCGACCCCCTTGACCAGGCGCTGCGCGCCCTGTGCGAAGAACTCGGCCAAAAAGCCGGTCACCTGATCCACCCCCTGCGAATGGCCGTCTCCGCCTCCAAGACCGGCCCACCGGTCTTCGATCTGGTCGCCCTCGTCGGCCGCGACGCCACCCATCGCCGCCTCACCGCCTTCATCGCCTATCTGGACGAAATCCGCGAACCGGCCTGAGCCGCCAAACCCGCAGCAAGACCGGGCGCCATCACCTTGACCCGACCTCCGAGGATCCGATAGCCTCTCGATCCCCTTTGGGACGTCGTCTAATGGCAAGACACGCGCCTCTGGAGCGTGGAATCGGGGTTCGACTCCCTGCGTCCCAACCAATCTAGGAATCCCCGCCTCTAGGTCGCTTGACTCCACCAACCTAGCCTCGTCAGATTCGTGTCGACCGTTGCCTAAAGCGACCAAAACCCCAAAGATCGGCGAACAAGCTAAGCTTCGTTGTAAATGAGCCCATCGAAGGAGGGACGACCGGCACTTGCCGGACCGAGTACGGTGCGCCTTCAGGCCGTTCATCCGTGGGGGCTGCTAGCGTCGCGCGGCGTCGGTAGGGCACGCTTCGGCCGTAGCCCTGTCTCGCTCGTCGTGGCGGGGCCGGGAGCGTTCAGTCCGGCCAGCCCACCGCCGGTTCCGATACGCCGGGCCGACGACGGCACGGCGACCTCGGCCCGACTGGTGACCTCGGTGCATGGCGCAAGTACCGCGGCGGCGGTCGGCAGTGCGATCGAGGCGACGCTGACCGTGCAGGGCGATCTCTGTCCGGGTACCTACGACAGCGAGTTGTTGATCCTCGACGAGAGTGGGGCGGTGGCGACACGAACTCCGGTGATCCTGACAGTGCGGGCTCATTGGGTGTGGCCCGTAGCCTTCCTGCTCCTCGGCCTCCTCACGGTTGGCATCCTCGCCTTCCTGGCGGGTGAGGGGCAGCTCCGCGACGAACGGGCCCGGGTGCTCGCTGAGCGCCGTGCCTTCGACGAAATGGTCGACCGCAGCTTGGCGCGCGAGCTCGATCCGGTCGCCGTGCAAGAGACCGAGGAGGCGTTTGGCGACGCCTTTCGCTTTCTCGACGAAAGTCGGCCCCTGAGTCTGCGCGACGATCGGATCGAGCGTGCCGGGCGACGGCAGGCTGCCGCCCGGGAGGGGGCCGCGGGATTGCGGAAGCGATACGGAGGCAGCGATCCGGCCGCGATGGGCGCCGAGGCGGTCGCAGCAGACTGGAGTGCGCTGAGCCAACGCATGGATGCGGCCCTGGCGCTGCGCGACCAGGCTCCCGGCTCGTGGGTCGGTGACGGCGAGCTGGGCGATGGGCTCGAGCGGTTCCTCGACAGCCGCTGGCGGCTGGACGTCGGCAATACGGTCACCTCGATCGAAGCGACGCTACGACCCGAGGTCGAGCGAGTGGCCCGGGCCGCGAGCGCCAGCGAGCTGGCCCGGGCTCAGCGATCGGCGGTGGCGACCCGCCGCCTGATGCGGAGGGCTGCGCGCCAGCTGGACCAGGCGGTGGAGAACTACTGGGTGTTCAGCCGGTTGGCCTCCGATACTTCGATCTCGGCGGGGTACGTGGCCGCTATCGCCGACCGGCCGGAGGTCGACCCGGCGGGTCGAAGTCGGCTTCGAGCGGCTCTCGCCGGCGCGCGGCTCTCGCTGGCCGAACCTACGCCAGAACGGTTCCGCCTGGCGCACCAACAGATCCAGGAAGCGACCACCGCAGCGTATGCGTTCGAGAACGAGATTCTGATCCAGCGGATCCAAGCGGCGTTTGACGCGGCCGATGCCCGCACGAGCCGGGCCAGGATCGATGCCTATGTGGAGAGCCTGGCGCCCGATCCGTCACCCGAAGGCAAGATCGCGGCGATTGGGGGCGCACTGGAGCTGTGGCGCGAGCGCATCCAAGTGGTCGAGGACCCCTCGCGTCGCGAGCAGCTCGCTGGGCTCATCACGCGGATTGGGGAGCAAGCCCAGGCTGAGAGCTGGGAAGCGGCGCTCGGCGGCCTGGGCGAGCTCAGCGACGCTTGGCTGGAGTACCAAGAGGAGCAGACGCGAGCGGCGCAGGCGTCGGTCTTGCTGCCGTACTGCCGGAACTGGAAAGCCTCGCTCTCGCTACAGCTCGTCGGGGCCGGCGAGCAACTCGCCGTACTGCAGGACGATCCCGAAATGGCTACTGCCGACCGGGAGATCGAAGGTCTGCGCCAGCAGATCGCCACGGTGCGCGAGGACGCCGATTGCCACTCGGCGCTCACCAACGTGTCCGGTCGGTTCCTGAAGCTGCAAAACCGATTGTTCGTCGCCGGCTTCCGGCGCATCCCGGCGCCTACCGAAGATCTGCTGGCCGCTGCTCACTCATCGGGAGTTCGCGCTGCGGTGCCCGAGGCGAAGCGACTTCTTCTCCCAGTGCGCCCGCTCGACGTGTCCGTCGTGACGCCGCCGGCGAAGCGGTTGGGCGGGCGCCGGATCGGCGTCGAGGTGCGGAATCTCGATCCGGTGTGGGGTGCAGGCAGCGAGGTGAGGGTCGACTTCGGTGACGGGTCGGCGGCCTGGGTCGGCGACGCGGAGACCCTGCGACAGCAGCCCGTGTTGAAGCATCGCTACCGTGCGCCGGGCCGCTACCGGGTGTCTGTGCGCGTGAGCGGCCAGCCGGTCGAC
This window of the Acidobacteriota bacterium genome carries:
- a CDS encoding TonB-dependent receptor, with translation MRSQRIICLFLASWVVLTGAVVAQDDGGIEGTVTREDGSAIGGVTVVVEGTSMATVTGSDGAFAFDEVPAGTYSLNISLGQNVDRVDGVEVTAGETASVDQQVDWEVTFVETITVFSASRRAERIVEAPAAVTLITAEEVEREAAHGQLPKLLEFTPGAEVTQSGLYDYNFNTRGFNSSLNRRVAVLVDGRNPAVPFLGSQEWPAVSFPLDDLANLEFVRGPSAALYGANASSGVLNLVTKRPRDSQGVKVRLAAGEISTTNADARWAGALGSDFYLKLQGGLRDSGDFSVSRNGQAEYVVPCGGGVTTDCLPQEAIPLNPEDAVEVKFGSARLDKYFGNDDLLSIDVGLAQSEGVVAQTGIGRVQQQEIERTYGRINYSSLRWNLLGYYNKRDAPEQAALSSGANLVLDTNNYQVEFQTNWDLMNDRARIVAGAAYGEEEIDTFDPRLGRQTLVFAPIDSDKSALFGQFDIDVTEAVKVVVAGRYDDSSLHDGQFSPKASLVYGINPNNTLRFTYNEAFQVANYSEFYLQAPVAPSADLRGVNALVCLSRNLDCGLGVTPVLAVGNEDLELEETQTFEVGYSGILGKSFLTVDYYNSQNENFITDLIPTLGTPLGRINSNFGPWQAPAGVPEALATVIRGLVPTLTNNLDGSNIIAAVSYTNFGEVDTQGIDLGLTSYFGNGWNYNFTYSWFDFDIKDGSSAFANLLLPNTPEHKGGVSFGYARDAWDLDLSMRFVDDFRWAVGPFQGDVEAYYTVDVGGNYAINDNWSVGVNISNVTDNDHWESFGGDLLGRRALGHVTFEW
- a CDS encoding TrkH family potassium uptake protein, encoding MNLRPVLRFLGRLVLVLALALLFPAVVSVIYGEGRAAGAFLISMAITALCGLAMVGASRNATTQIFRREGILIVVGGWILASAFGALPYLLTGTLAHPVDALFEATSGFTTTGATVLPAIEEAGYGILFWRSFTQWLGGMGIIVLFVALLPELGPGARFLYKLEIPGPTAEALQPRIRDTASVLWRIYLGMTLVQTTLLKLCGMSLFDALTHTFCTLATAGFSPRADSIAAYPSPWIHLIILVFMILAGGNFSLYYGLRRKRGWNLLRDFEFRLYLTVIGVAALIVTINLWRSGTFELNARLPLDAAFQVVSIMTTTGFTSQDFDAWPNLSRMLLVILMFVGGCAGSTSGSMKVMRMVVGLKTAFREVRLSFSPNTVATVFVGGKAVPESVVRSVTGFFILFLSSWGVGTLLLTLGGHSLVTAGTAAIATLGNIGPGLDAVGPTQSYAFFKPWEKLLMVLLMWVGRLEVYSIAALFMFRFWRR
- a CDS encoding ACT domain-containing protein — translated: MKLDLTVLPGRWAVCRLAPDAAIPEWAEGGTFASITRTAAELSILCPENAVPADVRHQGGWRLIRFAGTFAFDQTGVLASVTGPLAAAEVGILAVATFDTDYLFVSQENLPRALDTLREAGHRVEGEGI
- a CDS encoding VCBS repeat-containing protein; its protein translation is MYIVLAFGLSILAAPVASTPVAVEISSDSLETVLLDERESAAETPPPGGTEVPYPTTPDWENDLRIQVGGLQVADMNGDGRQDVVVGCYISNSFPPYDDWRNFIYFNTGSGLEGSPSWASDDQRSTGDIQVALLNDDAFPDVFAANGGGSYDPSVIYFGGPNGPATTPGWLSTDSSWTNYALPFDFDHDGDVDVVTANQGRSQDDPFRPIYIFESNAGVLPTTPAALSPEMSIQNFLAFGHLDDDEWEDLAVSKWANFESGVYRNDQGTLESTTTWTTGDDDTDKGVAWADVDDNGDQDLALGHDPTLVYFNTDGTLGSPQTATGTFFGHAELRFEDIDLDGDPDLAEVHFANGKAQIYLNRGGVLDTAPTWTFDSSAVGTALAFGDIDGDGAPDLVVGNSGDPSVMVFMNRQKWLLVDGFESGNTDAWTTTVP
- a CDS encoding tetratricopeptide repeat protein: MIDIHLTRELLQAVTRGELHPSVLTTTLLEHLMALCPTCHEEIEAWRSESSSTGSACRTDSFEKAQAMRTAVERSASQVGRQEVDLRVERREAKKDFNTLMRLVPESRLDRIRGAYKRFRSPFLAERLLDRSRSYLPNEPAQAFHFAELAHVVAQWGRDRIIAHEMQTLALANMANARRALGEIRTADALFRQARSVVRMEGVTEKLVYAELDWREGTLRRDQRRFDEAETLLERSVLHYRLAGDRGASVASVLLSLGEVYREIGELQKALASIDDALQCIDPEQEDRLFLMACHNRALCFYHLDRYEDARVALEENHSLYARFPDRWTQLRALWLEGKVLRGLGETQTAERTLESARDGFLEGGRPFDASQVALDLALVYSDMGRAAELQSLSDDLVTVFQGQELHREAMVALVLFRQAVRDNSLTRAIVDQLHRCLSRAPEDREASLQEPS